The Xiphophorus hellerii strain 12219 chromosome 3, Xiphophorus_hellerii-4.1, whole genome shotgun sequence genome segment aaataatttattaggcGCAATTACATTGAGACAATTGGGTATTTCATAAAAACACTATAAAAAAGTTTTAGGAAATAACCTCTCAGGAGACATATCCTTCCCAAGCCCAAATAAAGTACAACTCTTTCCTGGACATTATTGtcaaaatataaacaagaaCTGCGTTGAGACTTTTGTGGGGTAAATATACCCTTTTCTCTGCCTTTAACTCTGTTCCCTGACATTCATAACTCACTGAAAAGCTACTTAAATACTTATGCTCAGCTCAGATCGGTTTGAAGCTTCTCCCTTGTGATTTTAACATTCTAGTTCCAGTTTCCTGTGATGTTCCATCCCTCACTTGTTcctcttgtaaattttcttggcGAAGTTGAGGAATATTGAGTGAGGAAGGTTCTGAGCATGTCGAGCGATGAGTTTCTGCAGCCGCTGGTAGCTCTCCTCTTCATATGTGTGATACAGTTTTGGTATTAATAGGGCGTTGTAGAGCTCTTTGACCTTCGCCACGCTGGCTTCATCCTTGCGCCCGTAGCAAGCCTAAAGAGAATGTGAAAACATCAGCTCTTGATGCAATTCAGTGGAAAATGTGttgcatgaaaataaaacaaccacacacaaaattaaccTTCTTCTGAGCCCGTCACAAACCCCAGACCTACATCACAGAGAAACCCTTTAGGGGGAGCCACAAAAAAGATCAAGTAAGATCCAGCATACTCCAATATTGGAAAATGTGTCAGAGGATGACGAAATGCTGTTGAGATGAAATTGCAACACATGGACACAAATTGGTCTGAACTGGTGCAAATTAAGTGTAAACACCTGCCAAACTAAAAATGGGGGTTTTCTTCATTGTGAAATGTGCAATGGctcaaagggaaaaaagaaatcccaTGAGTCTTAAAAGAGTTTCAGATTTAACTGTATTTTCACAGAGTTCCAACACGGAATGGTTTCTTGCACAATTTTCCATGAACATACAAATGTGGATGCACTTAAATCATTTGAACAATATTTCTTAAGAACAGTAGGATTATGTCAACTCCAATGGAAAGTTTTTAGTAAACCATCGACTTTCTGAAAGTAAacaagaggaaacagaaaaacaggataTGCAATGAGATGGGTATCTTTGTGGAACATCATTATTACCAGCCAGAAAATGGCTGAAACAGGGAAACTGGCATTTTCTGTAAGTGAAGGCTAGTTTCTTAATAAATGTTTGATATGCcttcaaaaacaactttatttattgttggaGACGACATCCATGCAAGGAAACAAATCGTAATCTGATGTTGCTGCATTGCAGTTAAACTTTGACCCATGGATTAGGTCGCTATGAAGAGATTTTTGCTCAGATGGGAATGCTGCATAACAAACCTCACCTCCAGAACTGATCTCTGCTCAGGACTCATCACTTCTAGAGCTTTCACCACCAACCAACTGCATTTGTTGTCCTGGATGTCTGTCCCAATCTTTCCAGTCACAGCTGGGTCGCCATAACAATCCAAGTAGTCATCCTGCGGAATAAAACGTATACATGGTTTATTATCACAGCAGACAAGGCAGCATGTTATTTAAACAGTGAGAAAACTGATAATATTAATATCCAACTACCTGTATTTGGAAAAACTCTCCCATCTCCAGTAAAATGTGCTTGGCATTACTGTGTTCCTCTTCGCTGTCAATCCCTGCCTGCAGGAATGAAGGTATAGCATGTAAGAGAAACTTGCTACATGCTTTCATTACTTTACAAGGACAGGCTGTGCTGGCTTATCTTTCCCAAAGAAACAACTCTGCAGTCTTTAACTTCTTCCAACTATACAACAACTAACAACACAAACATACTCACCATGTACATTGCAGAGGCCACTGGGagataaaatgaataaaaggcAGTCTTGTATTTCACAATTGCTTTATACCtggaatgaagaaaaaaaaaagttctttactCTTATAAattgcatatttaaatatatcatTTAAGATATTTCTTCTGTTATTACCTTTCCATGGTAAACCTGTTCAGGTCAATGTGGCCAGGTGGAGCCGTCATGAGGTCCAGTGCCTGACCAAGTTCAGTCTGGAAGGTGgtctgaaacacaaagagataataataaagaacatcattttttttagagaaaaatattaatatttacttttctCAAAGAAATGAGCAGGCTTAAAATCTGCAGTAATACACTTTAAAActtaacacattttaacataaattgaAAAAAGTGCATCTTCTTAGCAGATACTGTTACAGCATCTGAGCTATACATAAAAACCTAAATGAACAATAGGGAGGAAGGATCAGAGGACAGAGGAAAGGGAGCTAAAAGACAAGCAACAAAGAGCAAAATGTAGGACAAGAGGAACAAAGGAAGGAGTTAGGGAAAGGTTAAGACAAGACTGAAAGACAGGagagaagaaattaaattagGGAAGGTTAAAAATGCATATTCTGATCTGTACAGACTTGTATCTTTTTAGGAAAGACTACAGAGTTATCATCTTTCTTTAAGTCACAGTAGAATCTTAACCATGGAAAACTTTCTGTTGCGATTAGCGGCGCTCTTGGAGCGGACATATCCCAACACTGAGGTAAACACAGCCCACCTTATTGCTGCTTCTTTCCAGGGACTGAGACTTACCTCATTAAAAAGCTCCAGTAAATGGACGTAATAGGGCTGACCCCTGCATTGTCTTCGAAGGAGTCTATATATTGATGCCTCCACAAGAAAGGAGTCATTTATTGCATCCAGACCTATTCCATTCTTAAAATAGGAAGAAGAGAATATTTACTTATGTGTAATAAATACgtaacaaaaatgcattttagcatccattgtttttttttgaatgaCTGAGTGCTTACCCTCTTGTACCAGCAGGGCTGTCCTCTCCGGGTAACAGATGCATCCATGATGTCATCCGCCATGAGGAAAAATGCTTGAAGCTGTAAGAAACAGAGTGACAATGCTGAAGCTAGAGATAGCAGCACACAGTAACACCCTGTGTCAGAGAAACAAGATTTTACAAAGAGCTCAAACTACAGTGCTTTGCCATTTTTCTCCCtagatgttttcaaattttgtcttATTATGACTAAATACTtgtatgcattttattggggtttATGTGATAATTAAatacaacaaagacaaaagaaaaataggatTCCATGATTTTTACAAATGGACATGTGTCTCTATAAGCTCAATCATATTCTATGGCACACTTCTGTGCAAATCAATTTCCAAGCCTTGCCACAgaatttaggtctgaactttgactgagcctttctaatacaaaaatatatctgATTTAAAACACTACATTGTAGACCTGGTCATATGTTTAGGGGTGTTGTCCCGTTGGAAGGTTAAGCTTTGCTCCATTCCCATATCTACTGCAGCCTCTTTAATCAAACATCTAACATTTTGGGCAACAAAAGTATAATTTTCAGCATTGGCAGCAAGGTACAAAACTCCAGGTTATAAGCATCAATGTTTGGGGTTGTTATGTGAAAAAACTCTAGGAGCATCACAACTtcatacacccacacacacacacatttgttgattttaatttgtggaCTGTATGAACCTCTGTTCGGGTTTTATATCagattatttgtttataaaattGGTTCTAAAGAATAATCTCGACTGTTATATTCAGTCATTGGTCcctaaaaatctaatttaataaTGACCATATATGTCTCAGTACCATTTGACCCCAGGTGATATTTGAAACCCAATTGTTTCaactgaaaacacaacaatataatgcaaaatgtttaataGTACGTTCTACTAAAGTTTATAACTTTATCTTTACAATTGCTacaacaatttttttctaaatcatgTGGATTTACCAGGTACTGGCTAATTTTAAAGTATTAGACTTCAAATCCTTACCATCTCTATGCACCAGCCGACCATCAGAGCTTTCTGCACAGCATCCTGACTAAGCTGGGACGGCGGAAGAAGCTCTCTCAGGGAGCCAATTACAGACAAACCTCTGTTCTTCTTGCCTCCAGGAACATTGTAATCTAAAATCTAAAGCAAAAAGTGGATAATTAGACTAAATCAAAACTATGGGATTTGCAGGCGAAGTTCACAAAGGGATGATAAATAAAGCCATACCTCTCTCAGCCTATTCAAGGCGTCCGCCAGCCCGGGATCCTGGAAGTCCCTCTCGGTCAGCTCTGTCACCAGCTCCTCGAACTTGGCATCAAACAGCTGAGGGTCCGACAGCAACGCCTTTTTGCTGTGTGTCCCATTGCAAACGGTGTCCGCCTGCAAACAGGAGGCAGACAGCAAAAATGCCGGGCTTTTAAATCTGAACGGAGACGCAACTAACCACACGGCCCGAAAGGTTTTAGGTGCATTAACTGCACAGCTCAGCAGCAGGCGTCTCATTCTGGAGCAAATTCACTCCAGGGGCAAACTTATTGCAGTCCGTCGATGTGTAGTTTTAGCGGCAACATGACGTTAGAAACTCGTTTTAGTCTACGGGTGCTAGATTCATGATCTCGTACGAGTAACACAGAAGCACTGTTTTCAAGTTTTCAAGACGACGAAGTAAGCTTCCGATTTGTAACTTCCGCTACACATAAAGggtaatttcacatttttgtcccCGTCTAAAATAAATCCATGCTCAAAAAGCACcacttttagaaatatttatccTGGTAATATTTATCCTCCACTACTAACATTGTGgattctttaaaatacagcaTGTGATCTGTAAAATCATTGTAtagatattttatataaacccagaatagtatagtatagtatatatatatatatataagttacattttaaagtacACATACTTAATCTACATTAATCCATTATGAATTTATCAAGTTTACGTGTTAtcaatttttaattagaaatattttaaagttccaTAAAGGAGGGAAATATACCTTTAAATCGAAAGTAACAAATCTAAAACTAACTTCAGCATCGTCAAACTGCGTTGCTACGATGGGATTAGTAGATGGCTAGCTTTCTGCTTTTAATCTGTTATCATGCGATGATATATTATATAACCTTATGCTTCGTTTGATTATATATCTTTACATACCATAATATATTTGATCTCTTATTCCAAACTGCACCGTAtagttgaataaaaatcagccTTTATCTCCTTCCCGCAGACAAACGGAGGTCTTTGAACGTTTCTTCAAACCAGGATATGGAGATTGTAGTTCATTACCTCACCCTAGCAGTTTTTATCTGGAATTATCTGAACTAAATGTCCCAGCATCCCTTGCATTTGGGCGAGGTAACAAAAGGCTTCATCTGACATTAGACGTTTTCATTGGTTGCTCGCATCGAACCACGATAGGATCTTGTGATGATCAACCAATAGGACCTAAACATGGGCGGAGCTTAGTGGAGTGGTCAGATTAAATCCAGTATTCATTGCACAGGTgaaataaagaagtaaaataGCAACCAGTGAAATTGCAGAGTGATTTTACATCATTTCTCTAGAAATCTATGATGTTTTTAACCGAGAGTGaggaagcaaaaaaataaaaataagtaaaataaaataagcctTACTCCCAATTACTTTTTAGTGTAACATGATACTTCTAAATCCTAAGAGCTTTATAGTTGAATAGAGTCTCcaaatgtttattaataaattaatgaattttATATCAGTCTcctaatggaaaaataaactcctaaatacagaaaaacagggTTAGCTTTCTAAATCTTATTTTGGCTTTTACTATATTTGCAGAAAGTCTTCATTTAATTAGAATGCTTAAGGTAACTTTCCAAATTATTGATCAATCATGAACTGATAAAATTTCTGTGGTTGTAATTTATCTTTTGTACCTACAATTATTATGATAGTGTTGACGGCCTCTTACGGAGTTCATTCTAGCAGAAGAAATCTCCAACCCAAAGGGATTTATCAtattaaataaaggttaaatacaTATATGAATTATGCTTTATGTTATTTAACTATAAATTGCTGTACAAATCAAGAGCTGTAAAGGTCATGTTAAGctaatataaaacattaagaAGAACTCTGGTGTTATGCCATAAAAATATTCCCTACTGGATCTGACCAATATTTGcctttaaacttaaagttttatatatattttctccTGCAAACTTTTCTTATACTTGGGTgttagttagattttttttcttaaatctgaCTTTGACCATgccacattttaaatattagtgTACAATCTCCTCCAGCTCTGGTCAGATGTTTGGGCAGGAATGTCATTAAATTTCAGCTTCCAGGTTTGTCTCGAACTCATCTTTTTTCAGAGTTGACTtagagaatttttttaaatcaagaataTAAGGCTTAATTTGAATttgctttctgtgttttctgataTGCACAGGGTCAGAATTGTGCATACATACACTCCTACAAACATTTGCTTAAACACCATTTAACACAGACCTGGCAAGTACTGCGATCAGAATCATTCTAGAAACTCAATATTAGTCAGATTTATCTGTCCCTAAGCAATTTTTCAGCCAACTAGGTTCTACTTCTATGTTGTTCCACCTCCATTGTAAAATTCATCAGCATTATAGGCAGCGAAACAGACCCTCAGCATGATATAGCCACCACCATACTCggcaatgatttttttttttttttttctccgaagagtttttgcggcgctagtggctcgtattttttccacagtaggcagacaggaaggagggtgaggagaggggggaagacatgcggcaaaggtcgtcgggaccgggagtcgaacccgcgacgtccgcgtcgaggactaaggcctccaagcgtggggcgtgctaaccccctgcgccactaCAGCACGCCCCTCTCGGCAATGATTTAAAGAACTGAAAGCCTCTTCTTAATTTGTCCAAAGATACAAATTAAGTAACTGTGTTTCGTCTGACTGTAAAGCCGTTCACCATGACCATGGTGAGTATATGTGAACTTCTGAACATACCTATAAATGGGACAATCATGTGTTTCACTGCAGGTGTCTTAAAAATGACCGTCTTTCATTTCACTTaaacaacagcaacattttttatttctattatttatttcatatatttaagcACATAACTTGCAATAAAAGTTTTTCTATCAACACTgcatttaaatttcaaataagTGTCATATTTAGTGTACATTTATCATTCAGAGTGAAAGGTTTTAGTCAGGTGGGCCTGCAATACAGATGTctctttaaatgaataaaatttaatgcAAGACAGGAGGTAGAAACAAATCTCATTGCCTTTCcgagtgtgtctgtgtttttgtgtttattagtGTAGATGCATACTTGTACGTTCCCAAAATGTGCCTTCATTGACGTCAGTGTATTCAGCTTAAAAATTCAGTCTGATATAAAGGTGTTTATACACTTctatagtttttttcccctcatttaaTCATCTTTAAACAACCACTGTACAGCCGAAATGTAACAACACAGTGTGTATCCAGAACTTCATGATACATTTACTGCAAGAGCCTCTCAAAGCAGTTCACGTCTGACAAGGATCATCCTCCTGTAGCCAAGGTCCAGAGGCGAGTGTGGAGCCACCTGGCAGGTGACTTTGTCCCTGACCTCAACTAACATTTCAAGTGGCTGCATCACAGGTCCTGtgagcaggaggagaaacagaataaagaagCAAACATGCAGATAAAGACATTCGGAGCAATTGTTACAGGCAGAATCAAATGCACATGGTTCCCGCAGTATTGCAGCTGTAGCAAAAACATGCACCTTTTTGTGTGCATATCACACGCACCGTGGTATAATTCAACCACTGGAGTCATGTCTGTGGTGGCCATTGGTGTCTCTGTAAGGAATGCTGGCTGCTTTGTTTAGGCGAACGCTGCCAAATTGGCGAAAAATAACTCTTAAAATAAAGGGGAggaaaaagagtaaaataaagCTGATTTAGGATCTTCTTTGTAACAGCATTTATCCTCAAGTGCAAACTCGTTGGTGCATCTTATGGTACATTATATAGAGgtttccaaaagtattcacaccccatttacattttttatattttgtcttgttACGACATGATATTTAATGAATTTTCTGTGAATGTTATGTGGAATACCGAGTGTATGACTGTGAAGTAGGAGGTAAACGATGCATGACTTCCAaactttcttacaaataaaaatctgaaaaatgtgttgtACAGTTATATTCATACCCCTGATTAGAGTGCAGTTCAACTatttgccttcagaagtcattTAATTACTTCTGAATTAAGCAATTCAGAAGTAATTACTTAATTACTTCCAAGAGTCCAAGAGTTACGTTGGACTCTTAAGTTAGAGTCCAACGTAAGTCAGCAATAAGTAGAGCTGAACAATATATTGTAAATTTATCATTATAGCAGCATCACTGTTCACAAGAAagagtttggaagaaaaaaactggatCGCCTTCTAGTGCCATGCATTAAGGCTCTCCATGACAGTAGGTTTATTTGGTGGTGTCTGTTGTTTATAGCAGACGAAAATGTCTTAGGGGGGCATTAGGACATTCTGATAAAGTCATTAAGAAAAGTCTGATACTTGTTCATTTGCCAAAACAACTCATATAAGccaatttgtgatttttttcccaaacatgtttaattttgttcCAGTAGCTGGATAGAGAATTTCTTATCTGTAAGAATTTCTCTATCCAGCCTTGGGCTCATTTCTATGAGCCCAAGGCCAGAAAACCTGAACACTGTTAACAGTTTATTTATCCACTATTAGTAAACATTATCTAAAGTTTTCTTAATATAATACAGCCCTagtatatacatacagtatgttctGTTCAGCGAAGGCCTCAAAAATAGGAAGCGTTAGCAGGATTTCACAAATTCTCCCCATCCAATTTGACTAAATTTGGGCAATTTTGCAACAATCAGTGGGAAGCTGCAATTTCGGTAAAAGGTGGACCTACAAAAGGTCTGACTTAGAGGCACTGATTAATAGTGTACATTATACTCTTCAGACTTTcatctgaggaaaaaagaattATTGGAGTCcaaggtatgaatacttttgtgagaCACTGTATTCAGCTGACTGCTTTTGGTGGTATTTCTGTTAATATAAGTTAAATTAAGGATTTCCTCAATCTCGTCACCTGAGCAAAGGAATGGTCTAACAGCGATGTAGGAAAAAAGATGAGAAACGTATCGGAACCCATAAAGTTGCAAAAGACTAAATGCAATTGTACTGTAAATGGTCATTCTCTATTGATCATTGTTCTCCTTGTTCGTAAAGAAAGCTGGAGCTCTGCGCTGATGTTCAATCCATTCGAAGCACCTCTGAAGTAAAGCCGTTTTCACAGCTGACCTCTGGAAATGGAGGTGACAAAGAGGAAAAGGGGGAagacttttgaaaaataaattctgaatgttttcacttttgtcAAAATCGTACTATCTTGTCGTCCTCTTTCCTCCTTCGCCCTCCTTTTCTCGTCACAGCGCAGACTCTGAATAGAGAGCTCCAGATGACCCATGAGGCACATGAGGCGCCATCAATCGCCGCAACGACGAAGTGGAGGAGCTCAGATCTCCGCAGCTGCGCAGGTGGATCCCTTCTGGCGCTCGACTGCTGTAGTGCCGGTTGTGTCTACTGTCGCTATGGGAATGGTGATGTCCCCGGCGGTGAGGATGATGGGAGTGAGCGTTGGGGTGTCCACGGCTGGTGCTCCAAGGGGTCCGCGACACCTGGAGGTAATTTAATAAAGCTGAAGATGAGCTGAAGGCTGGAGATGCTGAATAAGTGCTGAAAATGGATTGGAGTTTGGGTGTCATACTTGCTCAGTAGACAGGTGGTCAGAGCCAGCCGTCTCCACTCCACTTCTTCTCTTTGGCCCCTGTCCTGTGCTCCCAGCATGCTCAGAGGGTGGCCCCAGATTACGTTTGGAGCGCTGCAGGAAGCGAGCCACCAGAACTCGGGTaaccttataaaaaaaaaagaaaagtaataatGTCAGAGCTTGGAgtcttttggtgttttttttttttcttcacttttggTACGAAAGTGATTTACCTTCAGGTCTCCCAGAGAGCGGTGGCAGTCTTTAGGTATACGTATAGGTGAGGTTGGTGCAGGTTTAGGGGGGATTTGCACACCTGTGGCTGCTGTCTTAATGCCATCTTTACTTGGCAGAGCAGAAGGAGGAGCCACAGAAGAGCGAGGCAACAAACAAGCTTCGGAAGATGGAgctttgaagtaaaaaaaaaaggacagaaattGTAGGTATTATGATCTATAATGAAAGTACGCACTCACCTTCATATTTATTAGGTACAGTACATCAGTTCTATTGCTTGTTAAAGCAATTGATGAAACAACCAATTACATAGCTGTGACTCAATGCATTAAGGCTAATAGACATGGTGaagagaatatttttcttttttaaattcttgttcAGGACCTctgattatgattttttttcccctaagcAGTGGGAAACTTTTTACCGGAAAATGAATGCAAATTTTATGCATTGGCAAATTATACCAAAAGATTTGTCTCTTCCCTCAACTTTAATGACTGTGTGTTTAATACATGATCTTTTTTTACTAATAGTCAGGAAGGTATCCTAGGCAGTGGTAAAAAGTGATTATGAAGAGATTAAGAAGAGTGTCTGTTTATGCAAAGTGTTTTTGTAAGATTAATAAACTTACAAAACCAAAATGAACTTAACAAGTCAAGTTCACTTTGCTTTAAAGAGACTTTAAACGTTGTGTGGTAGTTGACACCAGATAGGctggtctgagtatttcagaaactgataGAGTAGGAGTTTCACTCAAAACCATCAGAAAAtggtctgaaaaagaaaaaccaaccATTGGGCAGGAAATGTATGGAGAAAAAGAGTCTTGTTGGTatcagaggtcaaaggaaaGTGGGAAGATATtgcagcagaagaccacaccAGTTGCCACTATTGTTAGCTAAGAACAGGAAACCGAGGGTATAATTCACATAAGATCACAAAAATCAGATAATAACAGATTGAAAAAACATTCTCTGGTCTGACGAGTCTCAATTTCAGCTGTGACATTCAGATGGTGGGGTCAGAGTTTACCATAAATAACATGAAAGCATGGATCCATCTCATGTTACCAAGGTCAAATCATCTCAACCTGCTTTGAACATGACAATGACTGTACTCCAGTGGCCTCCACAGCCACCAGAACCTGATCCAATAGGGCACCTTTAGGATGTGGTGGAACAGGAGATTTTCCTCTAAGCTCTTACCTGTGTCTGTAGATGCCTTGCTGCCTCCGGATCCAAAGTcaactggaacaaaaaaaaggaaaaaaggcaTATTTTTGTCATCACTGTAAAACTGGagtaaatgttttcttgttaatCCTCGCCTCACCTGTGTCTGTTGAAGAACCGAGGCCTGGCTCACTGTGCGACCTCACAAGGCGTAAAAAGCCTTCACTTTGTTTTCTAACAGTCCCTCCATATTTGTCACTTCTCTCAGCCCTTCGTCGAAGGTAAAGGGCCCCATGAGGAGGGAGCAGTCCGTTCCCGTGCTCACAGGCTGCTGAGGAAGATGATGGAGGGGGAACGGATGAGGCCGGGGCAGCTTCCTGGTTTGAGGGGTCGGTGAGGTTCACCTGAATCTCTGGGATGAAACATTGCTGTTGATTTGGAGAGTTTCCTATTGCTTCCAGCTGGGAACAGCTGCTAGCTAACACAGCCTGGCGGTGCAGCACAGGAGACCTGGAAAACAGACTGGGAGAGTTAAAATGTCTCCTCAAAACTAAGGaggaattttgacattttgagctTTTTCTCACCTGTATGTATTGGTAGCTGTGCTAGGCGAGGAGCAGGAATTAGACCTTTCCCCTCTGAGGAACCGTCTTGCCCTTGGTCCTCCTGCCAGTGGACTCTCTGGTGTTTGACACTGTGGACCACGGAAGAAACCGTCGCCCCTGTCAGCACAGGTCCTGTTGCCCCCATGGCTCCTTATCCCAACCTCCATCAAACACGAGTCTTCAGAGGGGGAGGAATCATCAGGGATGTCCACTATCTCTGACATTAACAGAGAACCACTATCCATAGAtactaacaagaaaaaaaatgtttttctttattattcaaGAAAACCCTTGAATGTTCAGTCAAGTTTCACAATATTAAATATGCCATCTTGCTTGACATTTCTTACCAATTCCTCAAATGTATCTACATAAAACTGCAAATTTTATCTAAatcttcacatttatttttgaatggtgatatattaaataatttaaaataatttaacactaaataatatttctaaatattaataaCCA includes the following:
- the fdps gene encoding farnesyl pyrophosphate synthase isoform X2, with product MADTVCNGTHSKKALLSDPQLFDAKFEELVTELTERDFQDPGLADALNRLREILDYNVPGGKKNRGLSVIGSLRELLPPSQLSQDAVQKALMVGWCIEMLQAFFLMADDIMDASVTRRGQPCWYKRNGIGLDAINDSFLVEASIYRLLRRQCRGQPYYVHLLELFNETTFQTELGQALDLMTAPPGHIDLNRFTMERYKAIVKYKTAFYSFYLPVASAMYMAGIDSEEEHSNAKHILLEMGEFFQIQDDYLDCYGDPAVTGKIGTDIQDNKCSWLVVKALEVMSPEQRSVLEACYGRKDEASVAKVKELYNALLIPKLYHTYEEESYQRLQKLIARHAQNLPHSIFLNFAKKIYKRNK
- the fdps gene encoding farnesyl pyrophosphate synthase isoform X1 — its product is MRRLLLSCAVNAPKTFRAVWLVASPFRFKSPAFLLSASCLQADTVCNGTHSKKALLSDPQLFDAKFEELVTELTERDFQDPGLADALNRLREILDYNVPGGKKNRGLSVIGSLRELLPPSQLSQDAVQKALMVGWCIEMLQAFFLMADDIMDASVTRRGQPCWYKRNGIGLDAINDSFLVEASIYRLLRRQCRGQPYYVHLLELFNETTFQTELGQALDLMTAPPGHIDLNRFTMERYKAIVKYKTAFYSFYLPVASAMYMAGIDSEEEHSNAKHILLEMGEFFQIQDDYLDCYGDPAVTGKIGTDIQDNKCSWLVVKALEVMSPEQRSVLEACYGRKDEASVAKVKELYNALLIPKLYHTYEEESYQRLQKLIARHAQNLPHSIFLNFAKKIYKRNK
- the fam189b gene encoding protein FAM189B isoform X2; amino-acid sequence: MPSPSDSSSVASASGSRGWSDSRRGMSGRGPGGARLLLYLGLCHLGLGAMVLAFSFTSMAFTSSARVRQSCPFWAGFFVVASGIVGIISWRRPLTLVVSLFMLLSAVCVILSLAGSMLSCQNAQMVKSMLNCQVENGLCVCCAGTQACSMVDEDTLVLSLNGDCHSVKHQLKDLLFSACGLSILSTIICTLSTVTCSIHIFSLDLVHLLAPHRSRSVNPECTTPQDAFLTNIMDFEEFVPPIPPPPYYPPEYTCSSETDAQSITYNGSMESPVPLYPTDCPPPYEAVMGQRAASQATVFDAHGTELSGERGTSTAFSGEDSCLMEVGIRSHGGNRTCADRGDGFFRGPQCQTPESPLAGGPRARRFLRGERSNSCSSPSTATNTYRSPVLHRQAVLASSCSQLEAIGNSPNQQQCFIPEIQVNLTDPSNQEAAPASSVPPPSSSSAACEHGNGLLPPHGALYLRRRAERSDKYGGTVRKQSEGFLRLVRSHSEPGLGSSTDTVDFGSGGSKASTDTAPSSEACLLPRSSVAPPSALPSKDGIKTAATGVQIPPKPAPTSPIRIPKDCHRSLGDLKVTRVLVARFLQRSKRNLGPPSEHAGSTGQGPKRRSGVETAGSDHLSTEQVSRTPWSTSRGHPNAHSHHPHRRGHHHSHSDSRHNRHYSSRAPEGIHLRSCGDLSSSTSSLRRLMAPHVPHGSSGALYSESAL
- the fam189b gene encoding protein FAM189B isoform X1, coding for MPSPSDSSSVASASGSRGWSDSRRGMSGRGPGGARLLLYLGLCHLGLGAMVLAFSFTSMAFTSSARVRQSCPFWAGFFVVASGIVGIISWRRPLTLVVSLFMLLSAVCVILSLAGSMLSCQNAQMVKSMLNCQVENGLCVCCAGTQACSMVDEDTLVLSLNGDCHSVKHQLKDLLFSACGLSILSTIICTLSTVTCSIHIFSLDLVHLLAPHRSRSVNPECTTPQDAFLTNIMDFEEFVPPIPPPPYYPPEYTCSSETDAQSITYNGSMESPVPLYPTDCPPPYEAVMGQRAASQATVFDAHGTELSGERGTSTAFSGEVSMDSGSLLMSEIVDIPDDSSPSEDSCLMEVGIRSHGGNRTCADRGDGFFRGPQCQTPESPLAGGPRARRFLRGERSNSCSSPSTATNTYRSPVLHRQAVLASSCSQLEAIGNSPNQQQCFIPEIQVNLTDPSNQEAAPASSVPPPSSSSAACEHGNGLLPPHGALYLRRRAERSDKYGGTVRKQSEGFLRLVRSHSEPGLGSSTDTVDFGSGGSKASTDTAPSSEACLLPRSSVAPPSALPSKDGIKTAATGVQIPPKPAPTSPIRIPKDCHRSLGDLKVTRVLVARFLQRSKRNLGPPSEHAGSTGQGPKRRSGVETAGSDHLSTEQVSRTPWSTSRGHPNAHSHHPHRRGHHHSHSDSRHNRHYSSRAPEGIHLRSCGDLSSSTSSLRRLMAPHVPHGSSGALYSESAL